From the Bacilli bacterium genome, the window GACATTAAAGCTTGCGGCCAACTCGCCGATTTCATCTTTGCTGGTGACGGCAACTTCTTCGCTTAAATAACCGTCGCTCACTCGTTTCGCGGAATGAACCAATTGTTCGATAGGTCTGGTTATCCTGCGAATGACCAAAAACAACAACACGAAAGTCAAGACAAGCGAAATGATCATGACAACCGCCGCTGTCCGGACAATCGGCATGGACGCCTGGGCGAATTCTTTTGTCTGCAGCACGCCAATAATTTTCCAGCCGGTAATGTTATTGGTTTCATAAAACGCCCGCAGTGTTTGCCCTTCCTGCGATTGATAGGTTATAACGCCGTTTCTGTTTTTCTGAATGGTTGTGAATTGGCTTCCCTTTATTTGATCTCCCAATTCGAGAAACGGATGCGCCAATATGGTGTTGGTTTTATCCACAATAAAAGCGTAGCCGTTTGCCCCGAACTTCAATGTCTTGACGATCTCATTCACTTTTCCAAGACCCAGTTCGATCCCAATAGCGCCCTTCCCATCGGGCAAGGAAATGCCAATGTTCACGGAAACATCGCCGGATGCGGCGCGGTGCGGTTCAGACACCATCAGGACTCTTTTCGATTCCAGCAATTTTTGGTACCATTCCTCGCTCCGCGGATCAAAATTTTGCAATTCCTCATTCGGAGCTTTCATCCAGGCGCCATGCTCATTTCCCAAAGTCAGGCTGGAAATTTCCGGATGCAGCCGGATAAAACTTTCGATCAATTGGCGCACTTCTTTGTCTTTTCGGTCGATCTGTTCACTGGAAATTTGATCGGAAAGCGCTTGTACGTTCGCCATTTCGAGCTGAATAATTTGGTCGATCGTCTGATTAAGCATCATTACATTCGATGCGGCCGTTTTTTCCATCTTCTGCTGAAGTTGCATTTTGGCGCTTTGATACGAAACGAACGCCAAAATCAGACAAGGTATAAACAGGGAAACAAAAAATATAAGCATCAGGCGATTTCGCAAGGTATTTCTTTTCAAAGATCATCGATCTCCTTTTTGCCAATAGCTACAACCCCAAGTAGGCTGTCTTGACAAGCTCATCGTTCAAAAGCGCCTGGCCCGTTCCGCTTGCCACCACCTTTCCGTGCTCCAAAACAAATGCGCTGTCGGCTATCTGCAGCGTTTGGGATACGTTTTGCTCCACGATCAATACCGTTGTATTCGCGCTGATTTCTTTAATGATGCGAAACATTTCCTCAACGATGATCGGCGCCAGACCCAAAGAGGGTTCATCCAAAATCAGCAATTTGGGATTGGACATCAACCCTCTGGCAATTGCCACCATCTGTTGCTCACCGCCGGATAATGTGCCCGCGAGCTGATTCTCCCGTTCTTGCAAACGCGGAAACATCTTCATGACATGCTCCAAATTGGCTTTGCTGCGGTTGCGGACACGCCGGATATGGGCTCCCAGGAGCAGGTTTTCTTTCACTGTCATGCGCGGGAATAGTCCCCGCCCTTCCGGCACATGGCTGATTCCCAACTCGACAATTCGATGCGCTTTCGCCTTGTGAATCGGTTCTCCGTTTAGATAAATGACGCCCTTTCGCGCCTTCAACAAGCCGGAAATCGTGCGCAGCGTCGTCGTTTTCCCGGCGCCATTGGCGCCGATCAGCGCGCATACTTCGCCTTCTTTCACTTCCATCGTCACGCCAAAAAGCGCCTGGCTTTCCCCATAAGCAACTTCAAGATCCTCAATTTTCAGCATGCGATGCGGCCCCCTTGCCTAAATATGCCTCGATCACAACCGGATTGGTTACAATCTCGCCAGGTTTTCCTTCGGCGATTTTCTCCCCCTGGTTGATCACAATGACGCGGTCCGAAACCGACATGACCACACGCATCACATGCTCGATGCCTCCGAGCGTTGAGATGCCGGCTTCGTTCAAATCCTTGAACAATCTGATCGTTTCATCAGCTTCCGTCGGCGTCAGTCCGGCTACCACTTCGTCCAGCAGCAAAAGCTTGGGACGTATGGCCAACGAGCGGGCGATTTCCAGCCTTTTTTTCCCGGCGAGCGTCAATTCCCTGGCCAGATGGTCTTTTCGGCTCAACAAATTGGTTTTCTCCAATATTTGCATGGCTTGTTCGATTGCTTCTTTTTTCGAATTGGTATGGGCAAACGCCCCCAGCATCACATTTTCCAGCACCGTCATATTCAGCAGCGGCTTTACAATCTGGAATGTTCTTCCGATTCCAAGTTTGGCTATCTGGTAGGGCGCCAAGCCGCGGATCGACTTGCCCATAAAGCGGATGTCGCCTTTATCCGGTTTAATGAAACCCGTGATCAGATTGAACAAAGTCGTTTTTCCGGCGCCGTTCGGTCCGATCACAAACACGGTTTCCCCTTGCTTGATCGAAAAGCTCATATTTTGCGTTACGTGCAAGCCGCCGAACCACTTGTTCACATCGTTCAATTCAAGA encodes:
- a CDS encoding cache domain-containing protein, encoding MKRNTLRNRLMLIFFVSLFIPCLILAFVSYQSAKMQLQQKMEKTAASNVMMLNQTIDQIIQLEMANVQALSDQISSEQIDRKDKEVRQLIESFIRLHPEISSLTLGNEHGAWMKAPNEELQNFDPRSEEWYQKLLESKRVLMVSEPHRAASGDVSVNIGISLPDGKGAIGIELGLGKVNEIVKTLKFGANGYAFIVDKTNTILAHPFLELGDQIKGSQFTTIQKNRNGVITYQSQEGQTLRAFYETNNITGWKIIGVLQTKEFAQASMPIVRTAAVVMIISLVLTFVLLFLVIRRITRPIEQLVHSAKRVSDGYLSEEVAVTSKDEIGELAASFNV
- a CDS encoding ABC transporter ATP-binding protein: MLKIEDLEVAYGESQALFGVTMEVKEGEVCALIGANGAGKTTTLRTISGLLKARKGVIYLNGEPIHKAKAHRIVELGISHVPEGRGLFPRMTVKENLLLGAHIRRVRNRSKANLEHVMKMFPRLQERENQLAGTLSGGEQQMVAIARGLMSNPKLLILDEPSLGLAPIIVEEMFRIIKEISANTTVLIVEQNVSQTLQIADSAFVLEHGKVVASGTGQALLNDELVKTAYLGL
- a CDS encoding ABC transporter ATP-binding protein produces the protein MDKKMEDNMNILELNDVNKWFGGLHVTQNMSFSIKQGETVFVIGPNGAGKTTLFNLITGFIKPDKGDIRFMGKSIRGLAPYQIAKLGIGRTFQIVKPLLNMTVLENVMLGAFAHTNSKKEAIEQAMQILEKTNLLSRKDHLARELTLAGKKRLEIARSLAIRPKLLLLDEVVAGLTPTEADETIRLFKDLNEAGISTLGGIEHVMRVVMSVSDRVIVINQGEKIAEGKPGEIVTNPVVIEAYLGKGAASHAEN